The window AATTGTAATCTCCTGACTATCAAATCCTATAAATGAAAAAACTAAAATCGCATTTTCGGGTGCGACAATTGAATAATTCCCATCAATATCCGTAGCAGTTCCTTTTGAAGTACCTTGAACGTAAACTGTTGCCCCCGGGATAGGATCGCCATTGACATCGGTTACCTTACCAGTTACGGTTACCTCAACGGCAATTTCTTTTACTTTGACATGCTTTTTGGCAATTTTAACACTAATTCTATTGTCTACTTGCTTAAAGGAAAGGGTATGACTTGCTGCAAGGGATAATAAAACCTCTTCTAAACTTTGGTGTTCAACTTGAAGATCCACCGGTTTGGAATTTTTCACCAAATCCTGATCGTAAATAAACGAAAATTCGGTTTGACTCTTGATCTTACTAAAGGACTCTGCTAAAGACGCACCTTTAAGATCTAAGCTCAAGTAAACCTCGCTGATATTCAACGAACTTTGCCCCTTGGTAGGGGATGCGTACATTAGGTTTAAAAACAACAGCTGTAAGAAAAAGCCGTATAGGTAATATTTCCCCACCATACTAAGTACATGTAATGATTTTTTCATAAATTTGAAAGTTTTACTGTTATCAATGGCATTAAAACGATAGTCAGAAGGTAACCTGAGAGCTTTCCTTCTTTCTGGAATTGGCCAATGAACTGCTATTCATTGGCCTTTTTTTTTCATAGGCTATTCACTTTTTTAAATTGAATTTTAACTGCTTTATTTTTAATTGAGAAATCGAAATTATACGCATAACCTAAACTCTCTAATACATCTTTGAGATAGGTGTTTTTTTTAAATTCAGCAGAAATTTTTAAGTTTTTTGGCGCTGAATTATTGATTTCTATTTCAGCGGCATACCAACGTTCTAGTGTTCGAACAACCTCTTGAAAAGGCATATTATTAAATACCAGAACCCCATCTTTCCAAAAAAATGCCTTCTCTAAATCAAATTTTCCTTTTTTCAACTGACTGTTTTCTCCAATCACAGCTTCTTCACCAGGGATCAATTCTACGGACTCATTATCCTTGGCCACATTTATCACCTTCACCTTACCTGTAGCCAATTGTACCTGAACCCAATCTTTTTGGTAAGAATTAATATTAAAAGATGTTCCCATGGCCGTGGTAATTAGATCACCACTGTGAACCCGAAAAGGAAGGCTGTCAGAAGCAACTTCAAAAAAAGCTTCACCTGACAGAAATAATTCACGATGAAGCTGACCAAAGCCACTCTTGAAACGCAATTCACTTTCAGCATTCAACACGACATTGCTCCCATCCGCAAGCTGCAGGGTAGACTTCTGACCTTTAGGGTTTGACTTGATTGTCCATTCACTTGCTTGTGGTACAACACTAATGGCCTCTCTATCCTCTTCAGTAACAAAAACATAAAAAAGTGCAAATGAGAATGAGATGATTAGAGTCAAGCCTAAAATAAGCCTTATCCGATTTTGAACCCCCACAGTATCCGGAGTGTAAGTATAGGTGTTGTTCCGAATTTTCTTCTGATCCGAAGCATTAATCCGATCTTTAATGGCAAGAAAGGTGTCTTCTTTCCCTTTCTTTGTCCATGCTGAAGTTGAGCCCTCTAATTCAAGCAATATGGTTTTTGCTTGTCTTAACAACTCAGCCTTAGAAGGATTTGAAGCAATCCATTCCTGCCAGAATTTATCCTGCGCAACATCCTCTTTAAGCACCCACTGCTTAAAAGATGTATCTTCTAAAAAGTCTTCAATTTTTTCGTAGAACTTCATTTACCAACGATCTATATATTAAAGAGGAAACCTGTTGGTAAATCTCATCATGTAAAGATGATTTTTTTATTAAATAATTATAAAAATAATGATGGCACAAAAAATACCTAGTGAGGCTACACAAATATGCCAAACAATAATATCACTTTGGCAGTATAATCAGAAGAGGTAAGAAATTGCTTCATGGACTTAAGCCCTTTTAAAACTAGGTTATAGAGAGACGGCACTTTTATTCCCATCAAAGATGAAATCTCTTCATAAGACATGTCCTGCATGTATTTTAAATATATCGCTTCTTTCTGACGGGTAGATAAATTGTCCAATGCAGAGGAAATTCTCATACTGGATTCTTGAGTAATTTGATTTTCAATCAAAATTTCCTGAAAAGAGTCTTCCCATGTTACACTTGAGTGATAATCTTCCAGCAATTGATGTTTTTGGTTTATTTTCAACCTCCTTACAAGCTCTCTTCTAAAAGTAGAAAACAAATAAAACCTTATGGAGGAATGGATAACAAGGGTGTTTTTAAGTTCCCATAGCCGTACAAAAATGTCTTGAATCACATCTTCAATAAGCTCACAGTCGGTTGTGAACTTTTGACCATATTTAAATATGTCATCAGAATTTGTGGTGAAAATATAAGCAAAAGCTTCCTGATCGGCTGACTGAATCAAACCCCACAATTCATAAGAACTCAGTTGTTCGTATTTCATTTTATTTGGATTATAGGGTTTAAAACACTTAAAAATGTGTATAAAAATTTTAAGTTCCAAATAACAAAATACAATACCTTAAAAAATTGTTATTTTTCAAACAACTACTGAGTTAAAAAAAAGAATATCCCAGTTAGGTTTCATTTACCACTTGATGGCTTGAAAATAGTGTTTTCACAATTATTCCTTTTCAAAAATTAACCAGCTATAAAGGGAAAAAAAATATTATCTGAGCATATGAAAGCGCTCTAACTTTTCATTAAAAATTCTAAGCTATCTCTCACAAAAAAGAAAACATCTCCCCATACTGAACTGTTTTTGTTTAAAGAAGGCAATTGTAAGCTTTATCAGGATCCATCAAATGTCCCCAACCGTATATTTCTTCGTTTTCTATTCCATTTTTTGGCTTTAAATAACCACATTCTACCAAACCCGCAATATGAAAATATACCGCATCAATGTCAGAAGGACCACTATTAGGAAAATGACTAAAACCTCCATCTTTATTTTGGCACTTTAATATCCAGTTTTGGGCTTTCTGATAAGCTTTTTTAAGCTCCTTTTTACGCTCCTTACTTCCGACCTGCCTTAGAATAAAAAGCGCATCAAAGACGGCGTGAACATCCCAATCAGGCGGATTTAACGACCAAGAGCCATCTTCTTTTTGATCCGCCAATACCCTATCCACCATTTCTTCTGCCATTGGAGTATCTTCTCCAATTAATCGAAAATAATGTGCAGCGTGAAAAGTCGAAGCCACGTGATTTCCTATATATCCATCTTCCGTTTGATTGTCCTTCAAATAACTCCTCATTTTACGATCAATATGAGCAGGCATATTTTCATTCCAAGCACTAAAAAAGAGCGCAAAAAAACTAGTTGTATAAAGCGGGAGTTCTTGAAAATCATCACCCTTAAAAAAATATTCAATAACCGGCATGGGATTGTATCTAGGCTTCACTCCCAATATTTTCAGCGCAGCCACACTTTGAACGGTATTGTAAAGTTTAGCAAGGGGTGTTTCCATATCACCTTCACCACTGGGTGCATAAAATGCCCCATCTTCCTTTTGACAAGAAAGGAAAAAGTCAACTGTTTCCTTTTCAAAAGGCAACTCCCAGCCAAAGGTTTTATGGATAACTACTGCATAGGTAGGTGCTGCGATACCTGAAAATTTCGTATCGGAATTCCCCTCATAATCCCTAGGTAAGCCGGGACTAAAAGATCCGTCTTCATTAGCTGTTTGCTTAAAAAATGAACGCACACCTTCAAGTATATTCTTTTGATTGTCCAAGGCAAGAAACTTCAAGTCCCCCATTGCTACACCTCCTGTTACTACAGGGATTAATTGCAACACTTTTCTTCGGCTAATGCTCATGTTTTTAATTTTATCTATTTAAAATTTTTGTTCTAACATCATTAGAATTAAAACCAAAGTATGCAATTTTTCCCTCACATGGGAATACTATTTCAGTATATTTTAAATGATAAGGAAATTTTCTCCTCCATTTCCCATCTTTTTTCAAATACTAAAAAAATTAGATAAAAAAATGGTGCCATCTTCCAACAAAGATGACACCAAGCACTCAACCCCAACTAAAAAATTTTACTGTTTAAGCCAAGAATAAGGACGCTATGCCCAATACCTGATCCTTATTTAGAGGCTCGTCCCATCCTTCTGTTACTGCATCTGAATCAATACCGGTCAATTGAACAACATCTGCCCCTCCGTGCATTACATTATCCTCACCAGCATAAATTGCCTGAGTGGCCGCTGGCAATGAACCG of the Cyclobacterium marinum DSM 745 genome contains:
- a CDS encoding FecR family protein, producing the protein MKFYEKIEDFLEDTSFKQWVLKEDVAQDKFWQEWIASNPSKAELLRQAKTILLELEGSTSAWTKKGKEDTFLAIKDRINASDQKKIRNNTYTYTPDTVGVQNRIRLILGLTLIISFSFALFYVFVTEEDREAISVVPQASEWTIKSNPKGQKSTLQLADGSNVVLNAESELRFKSGFGQLHRELFLSGEAFFEVASDSLPFRVHSGDLITTAMGTSFNINSYQKDWVQVQLATGKVKVINVAKDNESVELIPGEEAVIGENSQLKKGKFDLEKAFFWKDGVLVFNNMPFQEVVRTLERWYAAEIEINNSAPKNLKISAEFKKNTYLKDVLESLGYAYNFDFSIKNKAVKIQFKKVNSL
- a CDS encoding RNA polymerase sigma factor; protein product: MKYEQLSSYELWGLIQSADQEAFAYIFTTNSDDIFKYGQKFTTDCELIEDVIQDIFVRLWELKNTLVIHSSIRFYLFSTFRRELVRRLKINQKHQLLEDYHSSVTWEDSFQEILIENQITQESSMRISSALDNLSTRQKEAIYLKYMQDMSYEEISSLMGIKVPSLYNLVLKGLKSMKQFLTSSDYTAKVILLFGIFV
- a CDS encoding prenyltransferase/squalene oxidase repeat-containing protein encodes the protein MSISRRKVLQLIPVVTGGVAMGDLKFLALDNQKNILEGVRSFFKQTANEDGSFSPGLPRDYEGNSDTKFSGIAAPTYAVVIHKTFGWELPFEKETVDFFLSCQKEDGAFYAPSGEGDMETPLAKLYNTVQSVAALKILGVKPRYNPMPVIEYFFKGDDFQELPLYTTSFFALFFSAWNENMPAHIDRKMRSYLKDNQTEDGYIGNHVASTFHAAHYFRLIGEDTPMAEEMVDRVLADQKEDGSWSLNPPDWDVHAVFDALFILRQVGSKERKKELKKAYQKAQNWILKCQNKDGGFSHFPNSGPSDIDAVYFHIAGLVECGYLKPKNGIENEEIYGWGHLMDPDKAYNCLL